One window from the genome of Candidatus Poribacteria bacterium encodes:
- a CDS encoding Cof-type HAD-IIB family hydrolase, with amino-acid sequence MESEGAKIPCRLAAFDLDGTLLNSEHALSTENCDALRNLTANAILVVLVSGRMHRSMQPISDQIGLENPIISYNGGMVQHATTGEVYHHTPVPADYAMEVVAACRRHHLHLNFCLNDELYVAERNAWSDLYEVRTGVPATPVGDLRELAGETPTKLLIIHTSEELPSLLSDFQNDYAGKLYVTQTQPEYIEFMNPEVTKGRALSALANRFDIPMDTVVAFGDSYNDESLIKTAGFGIAMANGVPPVRACADYITGTNDDNGVAKAIYELIL; translated from the coding sequence ATGGAAAGTGAAGGCGCGAAAATCCCATGTCGATTGGCAGCCTTTGATTTAGATGGGACACTCCTGAACAGTGAACACGCGTTATCTACTGAGAACTGCGACGCGCTCCGTAACCTCACGGCGAATGCTATTCTTGTCGTTTTAGTGTCGGGAAGGATGCACCGTTCTATGCAACCGATTAGCGACCAAATCGGTTTAGAAAACCCTATTATTTCGTATAACGGCGGCATGGTACAGCACGCCACGACCGGTGAGGTTTATCATCACACACCCGTGCCAGCAGATTATGCAATGGAAGTCGTTGCTGCTTGTAGGCGACACCATCTGCATCTCAATTTCTGTTTGAATGATGAACTTTATGTGGCTGAACGCAATGCGTGGAGTGATCTTTACGAGGTGCGCACTGGCGTGCCAGCGACACCGGTTGGCGACTTACGCGAATTGGCAGGGGAAACGCCGACGAAACTGCTGATTATTCACACGTCCGAAGAATTGCCTTCACTTTTGAGCGATTTTCAAAACGATTACGCAGGAAAACTTTACGTCACACAGACCCAACCAGAATATATTGAATTTATGAATCCAGAAGTTACAAAGGGTCGAGCACTTTCCGCACTTGCCAATCGTTTTGACATCCCCATGGATACGGTTGTTGCTTTTGGAGATAGTTACAACGATGAAAGTCTGATCAAGACTGCTGGCTTCGGCATAGCAATGGCAAACGGAGTCCCCCCGGTTCGTGCCTGCGCAGATTATATCACAGGAACGAATGACGATAACGGAGTCGCAAAGGCCATCTATGAATTGATTCTCTGA
- the minE gene encoding cell division topological specificity factor MinE: protein MNISIRQLFGRKSKSSSIAKQRLKLVITQDRFDVDDRMMMRLQHELTEVLAKYFEFSMNSVQVSLKHEGNSCTLVADFPYKEVHEMRVNR from the coding sequence ATGAATATAAGCATCCGACAACTATTCGGGCGCAAATCAAAATCAAGCAGCATCGCCAAACAGCGCTTGAAGCTCGTCATTACACAAGACCGATTCGATGTCGATGACCGCATGATGATGCGGCTACAACATGAATTGACAGAGGTATTAGCAAAGTACTTTGAATTTTCGATGAACTCTGTACAGGTATCCTTGAAACATGAAGGCAACTCTTGCACACTCGTGGCGGACTTCCCCTACAAGGAAGTACACGAAATGCGTGTGAATCGGTGA
- the minD gene encoding septum site-determining protein MinD: MGRVIVVTSGKGGVGKTTSTANLGTALALLGKTVVVVDADVGLRNLDIVMGLESRIVYTSMDVIDKQCELAKALVRDRRVDGLTLLAASQKNNKNDVQPAQMKAICDKLRSTHDFVLVDSPAGIERGFSNASAGADEAIVVTTPDVSAIRDADRIIGLLQHARIEPINLVLNRFSPELVGNGSMMDQADVIDILNIDLLGIVPEDTGVITSTNRGIPLVYEEHSAGAQAYMRIARRLTGQQIPIPDLEQKGLFTSILNWFTRKT; encoded by the coding sequence ATGGGAAGAGTAATCGTAGTAACATCAGGAAAGGGAGGTGTCGGAAAAACAACCTCTACAGCGAATTTAGGGACAGCCCTCGCGCTTCTCGGTAAAACAGTCGTTGTTGTTGATGCGGATGTCGGGCTCCGAAATCTTGATATCGTGATGGGGCTTGAGAGTCGAATCGTTTACACTTCAATGGATGTCATTGATAAACAGTGCGAACTTGCGAAAGCACTGGTTAGAGATCGAAGGGTTGACGGTCTCACGCTTCTGGCAGCCTCACAAAAAAACAATAAGAACGATGTCCAACCTGCACAGATGAAAGCGATTTGTGATAAGTTGCGTTCAACGCACGATTTTGTCCTTGTTGACTCGCCTGCTGGTATTGAACGCGGTTTCAGCAATGCCTCCGCAGGTGCTGATGAAGCAATCGTGGTCACGACCCCAGATGTTTCCGCTATTCGGGATGCTGACCGCATTATCGGTTTGCTACAACATGCAAGAATTGAGCCGATTAATCTCGTACTCAATCGTTTTTCGCCGGAACTTGTCGGAAATGGGAGTATGATGGATCAAGCCGATGTTATAGACATCCTGAATATTGACCTCTTAGGTATCGTCCCGGAAGACACAGGTGTCATCACTTCTACAAATCGGGGGATCCCTCTTGTCTATGAAGAACACTCCGCCGGGGCACAAGCATATATGCGCATCGCACGACGGTTGACTGGACAGCAGATTCCGATCCCAGACTTAGAACAGAAAGGTCTGTTCACCAGCATTCTCAACTGGTTCACGAGAAAAACTTAA
- the larA gene encoding nickel-dependent lactate racemase: MKVEMRYGTGTLPMEIPEENVAGILEIAESVPLSDENGAVREAIARPIASPPLAELAGGRESACIVISDITRPVPNKVILPPLLEVLEASGIPREKITILIATGIHRPNNAEELETMVGSDIMETYRIVNHFSQQTETQAYLGKTENGTPVYINKTYLESDLKVITGLIEPHLMAGYSGGRKAICPGIASVETMKVMHGPELMEHPKSAVGILDGNPFHKEATEIALMAGVDFNLNVAIDKQRSITGIFAGDMVKSHLVGAAFVEKQAKVTLPASADAVVVSSAGYPLDSTFYQAIKGLLTAVEVVKQGGSILLVAACSEGIGSKPFTDLIFKTDDLTAFVQGLYNPANFVIDQWQLEELAKVARKADIYFYTDGIPYHQRSKLFVHPLKTPQEGIEEILDRYGADAQIAVIPEGPYVLAQLEDS; the protein is encoded by the coding sequence ATGAAAGTGGAAATGAGATACGGCACTGGCACGTTACCGATGGAGATTCCTGAGGAGAATGTTGCTGGGATCCTTGAGATTGCAGAAAGTGTTCCACTGTCGGATGAAAACGGAGCGGTTCGGGAGGCAATCGCGCGTCCCATCGCCTCACCGCCCTTGGCTGAATTAGCCGGAGGTCGCGAATCGGCTTGTATTGTGATCTCCGACATAACTCGCCCCGTACCCAACAAAGTGATCCTCCCTCCACTGTTGGAAGTACTTGAAGCGTCAGGTATCCCCCGCGAAAAAATCACTATTCTTATCGCCACTGGTATCCACCGTCCAAATAATGCGGAAGAACTCGAAACGATGGTTGGCTCCGATATTATGGAGACCTACCGAATCGTCAACCACTTCTCGCAGCAGACAGAAACGCAGGCGTATTTAGGCAAAACTGAGAACGGCACTCCCGTTTATATCAATAAAACCTATCTTGAATCGGACCTGAAAGTCATCACCGGATTGATTGAACCGCACTTAATGGCAGGCTATTCTGGGGGCAGAAAGGCAATCTGCCCAGGCATCGCGTCCGTTGAAACGATGAAGGTGATGCACGGTCCCGAACTGATGGAGCACCCGAAGTCGGCTGTCGGCATCTTGGACGGAAACCCGTTCCACAAAGAAGCGACAGAAATCGCACTGATGGCTGGCGTTGACTTTAATCTGAACGTAGCGATTGATAAGCAGCGCAGTATCACAGGCATTTTCGCCGGTGACATGGTTAAATCTCATCTTGTCGGCGCGGCGTTCGTCGAAAAACAGGCGAAGGTCACACTTCCTGCCTCCGCAGACGCTGTCGTCGTGTCGAGTGCGGGTTACCCGCTGGATTCAACATTCTATCAAGCGATCAAAGGCTTGTTGACGGCTGTTGAGGTCGTCAAACAGGGCGGTAGTATCTTGCTTGTGGCAGCGTGCAGTGAAGGGATCGGCAGCAAGCCGTTCACAGACTTAATTTTTAAGACCGACGATCTCACTGCGTTTGTGCAGGGACTTTACAATCCAGCAAACTTCGTCATTGATCAGTGGCAGCTCGAAGAATTGGCAAAAGTTGCCAGGAAAGCTGACATCTATTTCTATACCGATGGGATTCCGTATCACCAACGATCCAAACTATTTGTGCATCCGCTGAAGACCCCCCAAGAGGGTATCGAAGAAATCTTAGACCGTTACGGAGCAGATGCCCAAATTGCCGTGATTCCAGAGGGTCCCTATGTCTTAGCACAGTTGGAAGATTCCTAA